Proteins from one Salvelinus namaycush isolate Seneca chromosome 34, SaNama_1.0, whole genome shotgun sequence genomic window:
- the LOC120028315 gene encoding zinc finger FYVE domain-containing protein 1-like, with protein MSEVLMKEMEEVSLCHIKTEDHPENGRSFLLVGEQESLQVHDEAQFLERLGCGDMQGIKVLSIFGNTGDGKSHTLNHILFGGDTIFYTSKSPSSCTVGVWAAFDPGLGLVALDTEGLLGAAANQNQRMRLLLKVLAVSDVVVYRTRAERLHNDMFQFLSSASGAYLKHFTPELRALSSRCGMDVPLSSLGPAVIVFQETTHTQLLGHERIDVPGYADTQLQRRFHDLGLGTEAFSSVQYVGTQTITPPTNYSLLLEAVRQQVRNTATRSPRQPAIVFSALQALSDRFCGEILDDKIPLYSFFPDEYFTCSSVCLSCNIRCKNGMNHLRDRVPHLADGLCQYAHQYNNKVLICKRCYEGGREVIVIPKTSASTDNPWFGLAKFAWSGYVLECGSCGIIYRSRQYWLGNQDPESGVVRPEVKHVWEGSEAFLTDHQNAAQRVLDGMNFVIQSVSEYSTGPTKAVTSWLTDQVAPLYWRPNTDITMCHCCKKPFEEAERKHHCRWCGEGFCQACSTHRMPVPERGWGSTPVRVCDTCHRQGGTDTTNQVSVVEPRGLMARRVTEVAQSTLDMVTTAVDYPLCFVKGVARPDYWIPDQQIVQCHKCSKAFTPSMSKHHCRACGQGVCSGCSSKSRPVPSRGWDHPVRVCDDCARLKGSL; from the exons GTCCATGATGAGGCTCAGTTCCTGGAGAGGCTGGGCTGCGGGGACATGCAGGGCATCAAGGTCCTCTCCATCTTTGGCAACACGGGCGACGGCAAGTCCCACACCCTCAACCATATCCTGTTTGGCGGGGATACCATATTCTACACCTCCAAGTCCCCCAGCTCCTGCACAGTGGGCGTGTGGGCCGCCTTTGACCCCGGGCTGGGCCTGGTGGCTCTGGACACAGAGGGCCTGCTGGGGGCGGCGGCCAACCAGAACCAGCGCATGCGTCTGCTGCTGAAGGTGCTGGCCGTATCGGACGTGGTGGTGTACCGCACGCGGGCCGAGAGGCTGCACAACGACATGTTCCAGTTCCTAAGCAGCGCATCAGGGGCCTACCTGAAGCACTTCACCCCCGAGCTGCGCGCCCTCTCCAGCCGCTGTGGCATGGAcgttcccctctcctccctgggGCCGGCGGTCATCGTGTTCCAGGAGACCACCCACACCCAGCTACTGGGCCATG AGCGAATAGATGTCCCTGGCTATGCAGACACTCAGCTCCAGAGGCGCTTCCATGACCTGGGCCTGGGTACAGAGGCCTTCAGCTCAGTGCAGTACGTGGGCACACAGACCATCACTCCACCGACCAACTACTCTCTGCTCCTGGAGGCTGTACGCCAGCAAGTCAGGAACACTGCCACCCGATCGCCCCGTCAACCTGCCATCGTCTTCAGCGCTCTgcag GCCCTGAGTGACAGGTTCTGTGGGGAGATCTTAGACGACAAAATCCCCCTCTACTCCTTCTTCCCTGACGAATACTTCACCTGCTCTTCAGTCTGCCTCAGCTGCAA TATCCGCTGTAAGAACGGGATGAACCATCTAAGAGACAGGGTCCCTCACCTGGCAGACGGACTGTGTCAGTACGCTCACCAGTACAACAACAAGGTCCTCATCTGCAAG AGGTGCTATGAGGGTGGCAGGGAGGTTATTGTCATTCCTAAAACCTCAGCCTCCACAGACAACCCCTGGTTTGGGTTGGCAAAGTTCGCCTGGTCTGG GTATGTCCTGGAGTGTGGCAGCTGTGGTATCATCTACCGCAGCCGGCAGTACTGGCTAGGCAACCAGGACCCAGAGAGCGGCGTGGTGCGGCCCGAGGTCAAACACGTCTGGGAGGGG TCTGAGGCCTTCCTGACAGACCACCAGAATGCGGCGCAGAGGGTGCTGGATGGGATGAACTTTGTGATCCAGTCTGTGTCGGAGTACAGCACGGGCCCCACCAAGGCTGTCACGTCCTGGCTCACTGACCAGGTGGCCCCGCTCTATTGGAGACCCAACACGGACATCACC ATGTGTCACTGCTGTAAGAAGCCCTttgaggaggcagagaggaagcaCCACTGTCGTTGGTGTGGCGAGGGCTTCTGCCAGGCCTGCTCCACCCACAGGATGCCCGTACCCGAGAGGGGCTGGGGAAGCACCCCCGTCCGGGTCTGTGACACCTGCCACCGCCAGGGAGGGACCGACACCACCAACCAGG TGTCTGTGGTGGAGCCGCGGGGGCTGATGGCCCGCAGGGTGACAGAGGTGGCCCAGTCTACTCTAGACATGGTCACCACTGCAGTGGACTACCCTCTGT GCTTTGTGAAGGGAGTGGCCCGGCCTGACTACTGGATCCCCGACCAGCAGATCGTGCAGTGCCACAAGTGCAGCAAAGCCTTCACCCCCAGTATGTCCAAGCACCACTGCCGGGCATGTGGCCAGGGTGTCTGCAGCGGTTGCTCCTCAAAGAGCCGCCCAGTGCCCTCCCGTGGCTGGGACCACCCTGTCCGCGTCTGTGACGACTGCGCCCGCCTCAAGGGCAGCCTGTGA